The following coding sequences lie in one Chelmon rostratus isolate fCheRos1 chromosome 2, fCheRos1.pri, whole genome shotgun sequence genomic window:
- the rabif gene encoding guanine nucleotide exchange factor MSS4 — MDNNQQSKESTDRSDLVSEDGKNSKSVVCQRCGSKVLCPGMAVFAEKELFLPSMRKKSGLSATEGSVDGDTLTAHWFVDDMYTFENVGFTNDVGRIKYLICADCEIGPIGWHCLDDKKSFYIAVERVNHA; from the exons ATGGACAACAATCAGCAGTCTAAAGAAAGCACGGACCGGTCCGACCTGGTTTCTGAGGACGGCAAGAACAGCAAATCTGTCGTGTGTCAGCGTTGCGGATCCAAGGTGCTATGCCCGGGGATGGCTGTGTTCGCAGAGAAAGAG CTCTTCTTACCATCCATGCGGAAAAAGAGCGGCCTCAGTGCCACAGAGGGCTCAGTGGACGGGGACACTCTGACCGCCCACTGGTTTGTGGATGACATGTATACTTTTGAGAACGTGGGCTTCACTAACGACGTTGGGAGAATCAAGTATCTCATCTGTGCAGATTGTGAGATTGGACCAATCGGCTGGCACTGTTTGGATGACAAGAAAAGTTTCTACATCGCTGTGGAGAGGGTGAATCATGCATAG
- the kdm5ba gene encoding lysine (K)-specific demethylase 5Ba: MTQPQLNEFIPPPECPVFEPSWEEFADPFAYINKIRPIAEKTGICKIRPPPDWQPPFACDVDRLKFTPRIQRLNELEAQTRVKLNFLDQIAKFWELQGCTLKIPHVERKILDLYQLNKLVNEEGGFDAVCRERRWTKISVKMGFAPGKAIGSHLRAHYERILYPYNVFQTGDNLPRATLTNDTKDKEYTPHDLPQRQSVQPQETCSIARRAKRMRSERGCVKMEPGEICENRPNLRRRMGTYCAKPEPVRMAVSEVKKEPDEHKDSTYYEETVLNKINKPPLNKVDQYMCLVCGSGAAEDRLLLCDGCDDSYHTFCLIPPLHDVPKGDWRCPKCLAQECGKPAVAFGFEQASRSYTLQTFGDMADSFKSDYFNMPVHMVPTELVEKEFWRLVSTIEEDVTVEYGADIASKEFGSGFPVRNSHFEISPDDEHYLSSGWNLNNMPVLDASVLTHVTADICGMKLPWLYVGMCFSSFCWHIEDHWSYSINYLHWGEPKTWYGAPGYAAEHLESVMKNLAPELFESQPDLLHQLVTIMNPNTLMNNGVPIYRTNQCAGEFVITFPRAYHSGFNQGFNFAEAVNFCTMDWMPIGRKCVAHYRELSRYCVFSHDEMVCNIACKADMLDVELASTVQKEMVLMVQEEEKLRGKIERMGVVQSRQVDYEVLPDEEQQCCKCRTTCYLSGITCACSPGKMVCLYHAQDLCSCPHSNLTHNYKFTLDELYAMMASVTLRAESYKEWVCSVQDILENKGIKKRGLEELHSLVEQVETKAFPPNNLLDQLRIVTAEADKVAAMAQQLLNGKRQTRYRSGGGKSQNQNELTVEELRCFVRQFDNLPCNIRQAPLLKDLLTRVDDFQQRSERLLSDESPSPLELQDLLDVSLGLDVELPQLPLLRERLEQARWLEAVQQASSRPESLCLDTMRRLIDQGVGLAPHSSVERAMARLQELLTVSEQWEERVLCLMEARPHHSMETLDAALQEVENIPAYLPNCLQLKDVITKAKKWLHEAEALQLGGRIPVLDSLSELVLRAEGIPVRLDPLSRLEALVSDVQTWKESAGKTFLLKNSPFSLLEVLCPRCDVGSGHQKSRSKKAKEATQIIKKSSTKLESLCDVERALSESKDSASAMATLAEVRQREMEILLALRASNESKLLPAENCCALSVCVCQKAPSGAMVQCELCREVFHCGCVSATAELEYGQAWLCPLCQRSRKPPLDKVLPLLASLQRIRVRLPEGDALRFLIERTVRWQHRVQQACTEGVLEKVSKMGRAGPRVTSHLPQEINGSLFHTEHQSVPLQGLGPELEELMVEGFLLQVTLPETEQLYRYLLYKLAPLPSHRAPCGNNTVQDQPSPRGSPHHNKSGDSSVKKEAMNSQSKRTKRRKESSDSQHSEKAKKCRKKKSKKSKERSEETKRTCSPTRTVSDPAPSDSEEDYSLCAAPWCREPEGDEVNWVQCDGSCNQWFHQICVGLSAERAEKEEYICISCTQPDYDRGE, from the exons ATGACTCAACCTCAGCTGAATGAGTTCATTCCCCCTCCGGAGTGCCCTGTTTTTGAGCCCAGCTGGGAGGAATTTGCCGACCCTTTTGCGTACATCAACAAAATACGACCCATTGCAGAGAAAACTGGCATTTGTAAGATCCGACCGCCGCCG GACTGGCAGCCACCATTTGCCTGCGATGTTGACAGACTGAAATTCACACCACGGATACAAAGGCTTAATGAGCTGGAG GCTCAGACCAGAGTTAAGCTCAACTTCCTGGATCAAATAGCAAAATTCTGGGAGCTTCAAGGATGCACTCTGAAAATCCCTCATGTGGAAAGAAAGATTTTGGATCTTTACCAGCTGAATAAG CTGGTGAATGAAGAAGGCGGCTTCGATGCAGTTTGCAGGGAGCGGCGCTGGACTAAGATATCTGTCAAGATGGGCTTTGCTCCAGGCAAGGCTATTGGCTCTCATCTGCGGGCACACTATGAGAGGATCCTCTACCCATATAATGTCTTCCAGACTGGAGACAATCTGCCT AGGGCCACCTTGACCAATGACACTAAAGATAAGGAGTACACCCCTCATGACCTGCCGCAGCGGCAGTCTGTCCAGCCCCAGGAGACCTGCAGCATCGCTCGCAGAGCGAAGCGCATGAGATCTGAA AGAGGCTGTGTTAAAATGGAACCTGGGGAAATTTGTGAGAATCGTCCCAATCTCAGGAGGAGGATGGGAACATATTGTGCCAAACCAGAACCTG TGAGGATGGCGGTCAGTGAGGTGAAAAAAGAGCCTGATGAACACAAGGATTCCACATATTATGAAGAAACTGTATTAAATAAGATAAACAAACCTCCCTTGAATAAA GTGGACCAGTACATGTGCCTGGTATGTGGCAGTGGCGCTGCTGAGGACCGCCTGTTGTTGTGTGATGGCTGTGATGACAGCTATCACACCTTCTGTCTGATCCCTCCCCTCCACGACGTTCCCAAAGGCGACTGGAGATGTCCCAAGTGTCTGGCTCAG GAATGCGGCAAACCTGCTGTTGCTTTTGGCTTTGAGCAGGCCAGCAGGAGCTACACCCTCCAAACTTTCGGAGATATGGCTGATTCCTTCAAGTCTGACTATTTCAACATGCCAGTTCAT ATGGTTCCTACTGAGCTGGTGGAGAAGGAGTTCTGGCGTCTAGTGAGCACCATCGAGGAGGATGTCACGGTGGAGTACGGCGCAGACATCGCCTCCAAGGAGTTTGGGAGTGGTTTCCCTGTGAGGAACAGCCATTTTGAAATCTCTCCTGACGATGAG CATTACCTGAGCAGCGGCTGGAACCTGAATAACATGCCAGTGCTGGATGCCTCAGTGCTGACTCACGTTACAGCCGACATCTGTGGGATGAAGTTACCCTGGCTGTATGTGGGCATGtgcttctcctccttctgctggCATATTGAAGACCACTGGAGCTACTCCATAAATTATCTTCACTG GGGGGAGCCGAAGACTTGGTATGGGGCCCCTGGTTACGCTGCGGAGCACCTCGAGTCAGTCATGAAGAATCTGGCGCCTGAGCTGTTTGAGTCCCAGCCAGACCTCCTTCACCAGCTGGTCACCATCATGAATCCCAATACGCTGATGAACAACGGCGTCCCG ATCTATCGCACCAACCAGTGTGCGGGCGAGTTCGTCATCACTTTCCCCAGAGCTTACCACAGTGGATTCAACCAGGGCTTCAACTTTGCTGAAGCTGTCAACTTTTGCACCATGGACTGG ATGCCCATTGGCCGTAAATGTGTGGCACACTATCGCGAGCTGAGCAGGTACTGTGTCTTCTCCCATGACGAGATGGTCTGTAACATAGCCTGTAAAGCCGACATGCTGGATGTCGAGCTGGCGTCAACAGTCCAGAAAGAGATGGTCCTCATGGTCCAAGAAGAGGAGAAACTAAGAGGGAAGATTGAAAGGATG GGCGTGGTGCAGTCTCGGCAAGTTGATTATGAGGTGCTCCCAGACGAGGAGCAGCAGTGCTGCAAGTGTCGGACCACCTGCTACCTGTCTGGCATCACCTGTGCCTGCAGTCCTGGCAAGATGGTTTGTCTGTACCACGCCCAGGATCTCTGCTCCTGTCCTCACAGCAACCTTACACACAA TTACAAGTTTACACTGGATGAGTTGTATGCCATGATGGCATCAGTGACACTGCGTGCAGAGTCCTATAAAGAATGGGTCTGTAGTGTGCAGGACATCCTGGAGAACAAAGGAATCAAGAAAAGAg GTTTGGAAGAGCTTCACAGCCTCGTAGAGCAGGTAGAAACCAAGGCGTTCCCCCCAAACAACCTCCTGGATCAGCTCCGCATAGTCACCGCAGAGGCTGATAAAGTCGCTGCGATGGCACAACAGCTTCTCAATGGAAAGAGGCAGACGAG GTATCGTTCTGGAGGAGGAAAGTCTCAAAACCAGAACGAGTTGACTGTGGAGGAGCTTAGGTGTTTTGTACGACAGTTTGACAACTTGCCATGCAACATCCGACAGGCTCCTTTATTGAAG GACCTGTTGACCCGGGTGGATGACTTCCAGCAGCGCAGTGAACGTCTCCTGTCCGATGAGTCACCCAGCCCGCTGGAGCTGCAGGACCTGCTGGATGTGAGCCTGGGCCTGGATGTGGAGCTGCCTCAGCTGCCCCTGCTGAGGGAGAGACTGGAGCAAGCCCGATGGCTTGAGGCCGTTCAGCAAGCCAGCAGCCGGCCAGAAAGCCTCTGCCTGGACACCATGAGGAGGCTGATAGACCAGGGCGTGGGCTTGGCCCCTCACAGCTCTGTGGAAAGAGCCATGGCCcgtctgcaggagctgctgacagTGTCAGAGCAGTGGGAGGAGCGGGTGCTCTGCCTTATGGAAGCCAG GCCACATCATAGCATGGAAACGCTTGATGCTGCTCTGCAAGAAGTAGAAAACATCCCTGCCTATCTGCCCAACTGTCTGCAGCTAAAGGATGTCATCACCAAGGCCAAGAAGTGGCTTCATGAAGCTGAGGCACTCCAG CTCGGGGGACGTATTCCTGTGCTGGACAGCCTCTCTGAGCTGGTTCTCAGAGCAGAGGGCATTCCAGTGAGGCTCGACCCGCTGAGTCGACTGGAGGCTCTCGTCAGTGACGTTCAGACCTGGAAGGAGAGCGCAGGAAAGACATTCCTCCTGAAAAACTCCCCGTTCTCTCTCCTTGAG gttcTTTGCCCAAGATGTGACGTAGGGTCCGGGCATCAAAAGTCGAGAtctaaaaaagcaaaagaagcTACACAGATCATTAAAAAATCTTCAACAAAGCTGGAGTCTCTGTGTGACGTGGAGAGAGCGCTCTCTGAGAGCAAGgactctgcctctgct ATGGCCACTCTCGCTGAAGTCCGCCAGCGGGAGATGGAGATCCTGTTGGCTCTGCGTGCTTCAAATGAGTCCAAGCTTCTTCCTGCTGAAAACTGTTGTGCACTTAGCGTTTGTGTTTGCCAAAAAGCTCCTTCGGGCGCCATGGTACAGTGTGAGCTCTGTCGAGAGGTTTTCCACTGCGGCTGCGTTTCAGCGACCGCAGAGCTCGAGTACGGCCAAGCCTGGCTTTGCCCACTCTGCCAGCGGTCGAGGAAACCCCCTCTGGACAAGGTCCTGCCCCTGTTAGCTTCACTGCAGAGGATTCGGGTTCGACTGCCGGAAGGAGACGCCCTGCGCTTCCTCATTGAGAGGACGGTGCGGTGGCAGCACAGAGTCCAGCAGGCCTGCACAGAGGGAGTGCTGGAGAAAGTCTCAAAGATG GGGAGAGCTGGACCCAGAGTAACATCACATCTGCCTCAGGAAATAAACGGTTCACTTTTTCATACAGAGCACCAGTCTGTTCCACTGCAGG GTCTCGGTcctgagctggaggagctgatgGTGGAGGGATTCCTGCTGCAGGTCACCCTGCCTGAAACCGAGCAGCTGTACAGATACCTGCTGTACAAACTGGCCCCTCTGCCTTCACATCGAGCCCCCTGTGGGAACAACACAGTACAGGACCAACCATCACCAAGAGGGAGCCCCCACCACAACAAG AGCGGAGATTCCAGTGTCAAGAAGGAGGCAATGAACAGTCAGAGCAAAAGGACCAAGCGACGTAAGGAGAGCTCCGACTCTCAGCACAGTGAGAAGGCCAAGAAGTGCCGCAAAAAGAAGTCtaagaaaagcaaagagaggagtgaagaaaccaaGAGGACTTGTTCTCCCACACGCACAGTGTCAGACCCCGCTCCTTCAGATTCAGAGGAGGACTACTCACTGTGTGCTGCACCATGGTGCAGAGAGCCAGAGGGCGACGAG GTAAACTGGGTCCAATGTGACGGCAGCTGCAATCAGTGGTTCCACCAGATCTGTGTCGGACTGTCTGCTGAGcgagcagagaaggaggagtaTATTTGCATaagctgcacacagccagaCTACGACAGAGGAGAATGA